The Chrysemys picta bellii isolate R12L10 chromosome 3, ASM1138683v2, whole genome shotgun sequence DNA window GAAACCCTGAGTATTCAAAGATGCATCTGAACTATGCTTTCCTTTGGCTATTGAGTGCTGGCAGTGAATCACAGAACACTCAATGGAAACTGATCTGCAGAGGGGGTTAATTGACTGCCATATTACAATATATCTCTAGTAGCTCCAttgaagagaagaacaggagtacttgtggcaccttagagactaacaaatttattagagcataagctttcgtggactacagcccacttcttcggatgcattgaaGAGGTTAGGCCAAATTTTCCAAGAGTGTCTACTGGGTGTGGGTGCCcagcataggactggaaggggacTTGTTGGATCATTTTGTCCAGTCCCCTTCCATTGCAGGCAACACCATCATATAGTCCctttcataaatttatcaagctccatcttaaaattaGGTAGGTTGTTTGCTCCTCCCGGAAGGCTGTTCCCAAACTCACATGAAACACCTCAGGCTTCTGACTTGAGCATCTGCCACTACAACTGGAACTGCAAGTGctcagtgctttttaaaaaaaacaaaaacaggcctTGCCTCTCAAACTGAGGCATTCCAAACTAGTGgatgcttctgaaaatgtaggcacTGCTGTCTAAATGAGGCGCTACTCTCGTCTCCTCTGCAAGCCTCAGGAAAATGGAGTAGCAGTCGTGACTGCCTTCTTGTATTTTGAAGACTTTTTATATTGATGCCCAGGTAAATGCTTAGTCTTGTAAACAGGACAGGAATTTTTGATAAATGGTTAATTGCTTAATTATCACTGGATAATCAGAGTTGGCAGTTGTCCCTTTTTCCTCCTACTAAAAATTCTTGTCAGTGTGAACTGGGGTTTATTAAAGACCGTCTGTTGGTAACCCACAATAATTGCACTGCATTGCTCACAAGCAATAGTACTTTCTTGCCTCTCCTGCTTTGAAGGTTCAGTAAACATGGCATTTGGTCTCATAACTACAAGTACTCCTGCAACACACTACTACAAAAGCAAGGTGCTTTTCCTGGATTGAGTTTCTGGATTGACATCTAGCATTAACAGTGTAGTCTGCTCTAGAAAACCATCTGGGTGTTCTCCCATCTCCAGCATTCTCCTACCACAATGGCACCAGTGTTTGGGCTTGAGTGGTCTGCTGGGGTTATCAAAGGGTGGCATCCAGATGGAAGATGGCGGCAGGTCCAAAATCCACTTTAGGACTGGGAAATGCATCTAAGGAACTTTCAGTGCAATAGAAAATACTGGCCTTATAGGATAATCCgaaaaaacaaacccattttCAGGAATAGTTTTACTCATTTGCATGTCACTGCACTCTAGcctttaaatttcatcccatgacCCCTGCATACTGTCCCCTAATCCTGGAAATGTTCTCTGATTTAAAGGTAACCGTGTAAAGAGCCACTTTCTCCATGTTGACTCAGAACAAGAAAACAGTCTTAGATTGCTGGTCCAAACCCTTGAGGCAAAAAGACCAAGAAGCAGAAGAGCTAAAATAGTGAGCCTGTTTTCACAATATTTCTGGCCTGACCAAAAGCAGGAAATGCAGACAACAGATTCTCATAGCAAGACTTTTTTAGCTCTGTCTGCAAATTCATGAGCATTGGTGGTAAGCAGTGAATCTCTGGGAGGCTTAGTTGATATAAGTGTCTGAAAGCATTGAGATGTCCATCTTGAACTTTATTCCAGCAGCCTGTCAGTTTTGGAATCCTTCAGATAGCTGCCCCACCcacttttttttgtatttgtttatttttttggcagCATTCTGGTGCTTCAGGTCCCAGCCTGGTTCATGAGTTTTCCTGAGAAGCTAACCTGAAAACTCCTCAACTTGCAGAACTTCATGTATGGTTGACTCTGTCCCTTGGAACCAGACCTCTTGAGATTTGGCTCTTGGTAGTTGTGATGCTCTGTAAGCTGCTAGCCAATatcaaaacactaaaatattcTTTCTAATGGATGtactcctttttttttgtttcagatttttcCTGACCCCTCAGACTTTGATCGTTACTGTAAGCTGAAGGACCGCCTGCCTTCCATTGTGGTGGAGCCAACAGAGGGGGACGTGGAGAGCGGTGAGCTGAGATGGCCACCTGAGGAATTCCTtgtccaggaggaggaggaggaggaagaagaaaactgTGAAGAGGCAAAGAAAGAGAACAAAGAGCAATAAATGGCAGCTGAAAAAAATACAAGGGATTGTATTGTCTTGAGGGAAGAGCCACACCTGTTCTGAAGGTCTTTTTTTCTTAAGAAAAAAGACAGACAAGTT harbors:
- the LBH gene encoding protein LBH — translated: MSVFFPIHCPDYLRSAEMTEVMMNTTSMDEIGLSPRKDGLSYQIFPDPSDFDRYCKLKDRLPSIVVEPTEGDVESGELRWPPEEFLVQEEEEEEEENCEEAKKENKEQ